A genome region from Arachis duranensis cultivar V14167 chromosome 6, aradu.V14167.gnm2.J7QH, whole genome shotgun sequence includes the following:
- the LOC107494195 gene encoding uncharacterized protein LOC107494195, with product MPPPFDSISKIHPPREAWKLKVRVLRTWIVSSFGNHEVANSMEIVLVDGDSNKIQATVKKQLINRFKESIIEGQTYRMSYFSVVPNQGNYRAAEHEFKLVFLNRTTVIPVPDDDIPKTCFSFCPFDELLKMTEDYVYLVDVIGLLTSVGEEKEYVKDAKVMKMIVLELSSKELTIRCALFGEYVDEVHRFLGSGYMEQPVVVIQLAKVKFFRGQVGLQNVMHAIRLFFNPDLSEVVDFQKQYD from the exons ATGCCTCCTCCGTTTGATTCTATCTCTAAGATCCACCCTCCAAGGGAGGCATGGAAACTCAAAGTTAGGGTACTAAGAACTTGGATTGTTTCTTCTTTTGGAAATCATGAAGTTGCAAATTCAATGGaaattgttcttgttgatgGAGAT tCTAACAAAATACAAGCAACTGTTAAGAAGCAGCTCATAAATAGGTTTAAAGAGAGTATTATTGAGGGTCAAACATACCGAATGTCATATTTTAGTGTTGTTCCAAACCAAGGCAATTATAGGGCAGCAGAACATGAGTTTAAGTTGGTTTTTCTTAACCGTACAACTGTTATTCCTGTCCCTGACGATGATATCCCAAAGACATGTTTCAGTTTCTGTCCCTTTGATGAGCTCTTGAAAATGACTGAAGATTATGTTTACTTAGTTG ATGTTATTGGTTTGCTGACTTCTGTTGGTGAAGAGAAAGAGTACGTGAAAGATGCGAAAGTGATGAAGATGATTGTTCTTGAGTTATCTTCAAAAGA gttgACAATACGCTGTGCTCTGTTTGGGGAGTATGTGGATGAAGTGCATCGTTTCTTAGGTTCTGGCTATATGGAGCAGCCAGTTGTTGTGATCCAACTTGCCAAAGTTAAATTCTTTAGGG GACAAGTTGGTCTCCAAAATGTTATGCATGCTATTCGGCTGTTCTTTAATCCAGATTTGTCTGAAGTCGTAGATTTTCAAAAACAG TATGATTGA
- the LOC107494196 gene encoding translocase of chloroplast 34, whose product MAPQFTREWTGINTFAPATQTKLLELLGKLKQENVNSLTILVMGKGGVGKSSTVNSIIGERIVSISPFQSESPRPMMISRSRAGFTLNIIDTPGLIEGGYINDMALDIIKRFLLNKTIDVLLYVDRLDAYRVDNLDKLIVKAITDSFGKAIWSKAIVALTHAQFSPPDGLAYDEFFSKRSEALLKVVRLGARIKKDAFQAAGVPVVLVENSGRCNKNDSDEKVLPNGIAWIPHLVQTITEIALNKNESVHVDKKLIEGPNPNQRGKLWIPLIFALQYFFVMKPIEGLIQNDIQNESKPAWELRDAASRRRNRY is encoded by the exons ATGGCGCCCCAATTCACGCGTGAGTGGACAGGAATCAATACCTTTGCGCCTGCCACCCAGACAAAGTTGCTTGAGCTCTTGGGAAAGCTTAAACAAGAg AATGTGAACTCTTTGACCATACTTGTGATGGGGAAAGGTGGTGTTGGGAAATCTTCAACTGTCAATTCCATCATTGGGGAAAGAATAGTTTCTATTAGCCCATTTCAG TCGGAAAGTCCACGGCCGATGATGATATCGCGATCAAGGGCGGGTTTTACGTTAAACATTATTGATACTCCTGGTCTAATTGAAGGGGGATACATCAATGATATGGCGCTCGATATAATAAAACG TTTCCTTTTGAACAAGACCATAGATGTTCTGCTTTACGTGGATCGCTTGGATGCGTACAGAGTGGACAACTTGGACAAGTTGATCGTCAAAGCTATAACAGATAGTTTTGGCAAAGCAATATGGAGTAAGGCTATAGTAGCTCTAACACATGCTCAGTTCTCTCCACCAGATGGTTTGGCTTATGATGAATTCTTCTCGAAAAGATCTGAGGCTCTATTGAAAGTTGTTAGATTGGGTGCCCGGATAAAGAAAGATGCCTTTCAG GCTGCTGGTGTTCCTGTTGTTTTGGTCGAGAACAGTGGGAGATGCAACAAGAACGATAGTGATGAAAAG GTTCTTCCAAATGGAATTGCTTGGATTCCTCATCTAGTGCAAACAATCACAGAAATCGCATTAAACAAAAATGAGTCTGTTCATGTCGACAAGAAGCTGATTGAAGGGCCAAATCCTAATCAAAGGGGAAAACTGTGGATTCCTCTTATATTTGCTCTCCAA TATTTCTTTGTCATGAAGCCAATAGAAGGACTGATCCAGAATGACATTCAGAACGAGAGTAAGCCAGCGTGGGAGTTGCGGGATGCAGCATCTCGGAGGAGAAATCGATATTAG
- the LOC127739626 gene encoding uncharacterized protein LOC127739626: MRLTRRCIIDELHDNNEVYWEGSFVIFGFVRSIVDEGPWWYSACVCGKSIQPQDGAYYCDFCQHYVTNVTPKYRIKIAVEDDNEHGVFVLFDREAAYLLKKSCADLFGEVQKDANVVCGDSYPVMFQQLVGRKLLLKIDTKSVGADKYFGTFHKRRVCDDAAIISMFELPNYDADDECTPLKDGKLGKIPSTGDEHIVDKKEPCEVLHEGITADGNCSNMKTNCKPLIDFLGEKGAVVPGLDDISTEIDIVREARKSVGDSVLVDGECSLEIEGLLNRFASQLS, from the exons ATGCGGCTTACTAGAAGATGCATTATTGACGAACTCCATGATAACAACGAGGTTTATTGG GAGGGGTCTTTTGTGATTTTTGGTTTTGTGAGATCTATTGTGGATGAGGGACCTTGGTGGTATTCAGCTTGTGTTTGTGGGAAGTCAATTCAGCCTCAAGATGGTGCATATTATTGTGATTTTTGTCAGCACTATGTTACCAATGTGACTCCTAA ATATAGGATCAAAATAGCTGTTGAGGATGACAATGAACATGGTGTATTTGTGTTATTCGATCGTGAGGCTGCTTACTTATTGAAAAAATCATGTGCTGATCTGTTTGGAGAAGTTCAGAAGGATGCAAAT GTTGTTTGTGGAGATAGTTATCCTGTGATGTTCCAGCAATTGGTGGGTAGAAAATTGCTCCTTAAGATAGATACCAAGAGTGTTGGTGCAGACAAGTATTTTGGAACTTTCCATAAGAGAAGAGTTTGTGATGATGCTGCTATTATTTCCATGTTTGAGTTGCCTAACTATGATGCCGATGATGAGTGTACTCCATTGAAG GATGGTAAGTTGGGAAAGATCCCTTCAACTGGGGATGAACATATTGTTGACAAGAAAGAGCCCTGTGAGGTGCTGCATGAGGGTATCACTGCTGATGGAAATTGTTCAAATATGAAGACAAACTGCAAGCCGTTGATTGATTTTCTTGGTGAAAAGGGTGCTGTAGTTCCTGGATTGGATGATATAAGTACTGAAATTGATATTGTAAGAGAGGCAAGGAAAAGTGTTGGTGATAGTGTACTTGTTGATGGGGAGTGCAGTCTGGAAATTGAGGGTCTCTTGAATAGATTTGCCTCACAATTGTCTTAA